From a region of the Papio anubis isolate 15944 unplaced genomic scaffold, Panubis1.0 scaffold808, whole genome shotgun sequence genome:
- the LOC101002595 gene encoding protein SSX4-like, with protein MRQVAISTPSCPFLTFSDQTAPGAMNGDNTFARRPRDDAQISEKIQKAFDDIAQYFSKKEWEKMKASEKIIYVYMKINYEVMTKLGFKVTLPPFMCSKRAADFHGNDFDNDRNRGNQVEHPQMTFSRLQRIFPKIMPKKPAEKENDLKQVAEASGPRNGGKQLWPPRKPSTSEKINKRSGKRK; from the exons ATGAGGCAGGTCGCCATCTCAACTCCTTCCTGTCCGTTTCTAACTTTTTCAG ATCAGACTGCTCCCGGTGCCATGAACGGAGACAACACCTTTGCAAGGAGACCCAGGGATGATGCTCAAATATCAGAGAAGATACAAAAG gCCTTCGATGATATTGCCCAATACTTCTCTAAGAAAGAGTGGGAAAAGATGAAAGCCTCAGAGAAAATCATCTATGTGTATATGAAGATAAACTATGAGGTCATGACTAAACTAG gtttcaaGGTCACCCTCCCACCTTTCATGTGTAGTAAACGGGCTGCAGACTTCCACGGGAATGATTTTGATAACGATCGAAACCGCGGGAATCAGG TTGAACATCCTCAGATGACTTTCAGCAGGCTCCAGAGAATCTTCCCGAAG ATCATGCCCAAGAAGccagcagagaaagaaaatgatttgaagCAAGTGGCAGAGGCATCTGGCCCACGAAATGGTGGGAAACAGCTGTGGCCCCCGAGGAAACCAAGTACCTCTGAGAAGATTAACAAGAGATCTGGTAAGAGGAAATAA